Proteins encoded together in one Schistocerca americana isolate TAMUIC-IGC-003095 chromosome 8, iqSchAmer2.1, whole genome shotgun sequence window:
- the LOC124545247 gene encoding uncharacterized protein LOC124545247 has translation MPSVLVLLGALALFQVPEAAVGQDVPIEGMDPEKMEILRQVVAAAPDRGDAIQMAMRAVFDEMRRAARAQGGERKATPTAALQAALDRGGGLVQQADDALQKLAKELTLIAKQTATNFTSCLVEEREHLAELEAALGSETLGCLMGSVRLLAAIKELNGTARGLIADAKSCSKLDDTLVKIQCRSQLLVELGPELLSRTAELKEAAAEDADAVADQVEALVQKCLPAGSPLDLEVQDLLTDMGRCTASAVAAAEGRRDTPREDL, from the exons GTGCCTGAGGCTGCCGTCGGCCAGGACGTGCCCATCGAGGGCATGGACCCGGAGAAGATGGAGATCCTGCGGCAGGTGGTGGCGGCGGCGCCGGACCGGGGCGACGCCATCCAGATGGCGATGCGCGCCGTCTTCGACGAGATGCGGCGCGCCGCCAGGGCGCAGGGCGGCGAGCGCAAGGCCACACCCACTGCCGCCCTGCAGGCGGCTCTGGACCGTGGCGGGGGGCTGGTGCAGCAGGCCGACGACGCTCTCCAGAAGCTCGCCAAGGAGCTCACGCTCATCGCCAAGCAG ACAGCTACGAACTTCACGTCGTGCCTGGTGGAGGAACGTGAGCACCTGGCAGAGCTGGAGGCTGCGCTGGGCAGCGAAACCCTGGGCTGCCTGATGGGTAGCGTAAGGCTGCTGGCTGCCATCAAGGAACTCAACGGCACGGCCCGGGGACTCATCGCGGATGCCAAGAGCTGCTCCAAACTAGACGACACGCTCGTCAAG ATTCAATGCCGCTCGCAGCTGTTAGTGGAGCTTGGTCCAGAGCTGCTGTCGCGCACTGCAGAGCTGAAAGAGGCAGCCGCGGAAGATGCCGACGCCGTGGCGGACCAAGTGGAAGCGCTCGTGCAGAAGTGCCTGCCGGCCGGGTCTCCGCTGGACCTCGAGGTGCAGGACCTGCTGACGGACATGGGGCGTTGCACGGCCAGCGCCGTGGCTGCCGCAGAGGGGCGCCGGGACACGCCCCGCGAGGACCTCTAG